A region from the Geobacter benzoatilyticus genome encodes:
- the pabB gene encoding aminodeoxychorismate synthase component I, giving the protein MSGTPSVTLVSFAPEHHPASYRFEGLVEEITAHTSEEVIPALRRIEEAVSKGLHAAGFVSYEAAAGLGTGLATHPPGPLPLLWFGLFEKRFGLPPRIRDAEMCETAYGTAGWEPGLSPETYREAIGRIREYIAAGDTYQVNFTFRRRFAFTGDPGAYFGDLCRAQKAPFCAHLDMGRFQILSASPELFFELRHGTLTCRPMKGTAPRGRWRSEDEQIKARLAEDEKERAENLMIVDLLRNDLGMVAETGSVRVDNLFAVETLDTVHQMTSTISARMRKDVDLPELFRALFPCGSITGAPKMRSMEIIRELEDSPRGVYTGCIGHVSPGGEMTFSVAIRTVVIDTETGAGELGIGSGVTIGSRDEDEYRECLAKARFARTRLPDFQLVETLLYEEDKGCFLLDRHLARLFRSAAYFGFNIRLGSINTVLTHRTGSLVGKHKVRLLLNRRGAFTIETEPLPPPEGVETMIVGFASGKVDSSNPFLYHKTTHRPLHVQERELRPDCDDVILLNERGEVTEATTANVVARIGGTLVTPPLKSGLLPGTFREEILALGQVRERVITREELERAEDIYLINSVRQWRWARLA; this is encoded by the coding sequence ATGAGCGGGACCCCATCTGTCACCCTCGTTTCTTTCGCTCCGGAACACCACCCGGCCTCGTACCGCTTCGAAGGGCTCGTGGAGGAAATCACCGCCCACACCTCCGAGGAGGTGATCCCGGCCCTCAGGCGAATCGAGGAGGCTGTGTCCAAGGGGCTCCACGCAGCGGGCTTTGTCTCCTACGAGGCAGCCGCGGGGCTCGGCACCGGCCTTGCCACGCACCCCCCCGGCCCCCTGCCGCTCCTCTGGTTCGGACTGTTCGAGAAACGCTTCGGCCTCCCCCCGCGCATCCGCGACGCCGAGATGTGCGAAACGGCTTACGGAACCGCCGGCTGGGAGCCCGGCCTCTCGCCTGAAACCTACCGTGAGGCCATCGGACGCATCCGGGAATATATCGCCGCCGGCGACACCTACCAGGTGAACTTCACCTTCCGCCGGCGCTTCGCCTTCACGGGAGACCCCGGCGCCTACTTCGGCGACCTCTGCCGGGCCCAGAAGGCCCCCTTCTGCGCCCATTTGGACATGGGTCGCTTCCAGATATTGTCTGCCTCCCCCGAGCTCTTCTTTGAACTGCGCCACGGCACCCTCACCTGCCGCCCCATGAAGGGGACCGCCCCCCGGGGACGCTGGCGCAGCGAGGACGAGCAGATCAAGGCGCGCCTTGCCGAGGACGAGAAGGAGCGGGCCGAGAACCTGATGATCGTGGATCTCCTGCGCAACGATCTGGGGATGGTGGCCGAAACCGGATCGGTGCGGGTGGACAACCTCTTCGCGGTGGAGACCCTGGACACGGTACACCAGATGACCTCCACCATCTCGGCCCGAATGCGGAAGGACGTGGACCTGCCGGAGTTGTTCCGTGCCCTCTTTCCCTGCGGCTCCATCACCGGCGCGCCAAAAATGCGAAGCATGGAAATCATCCGGGAACTGGAGGATTCACCACGGGGAGTCTACACCGGCTGCATCGGCCATGTATCGCCCGGAGGCGAGATGACCTTCAGCGTCGCCATCCGCACCGTGGTAATCGACACCGAAACGGGTGCCGGGGAACTGGGGATCGGAAGCGGCGTCACCATCGGCTCGCGAGATGAGGACGAGTACCGGGAGTGTCTCGCCAAGGCCCGTTTTGCCCGCACGCGCCTCCCCGATTTCCAGTTGGTGGAAACTTTGCTCTACGAAGAGGACAAGGGTTGCTTCCTTCTGGATCGGCACCTTGCTAGGCTTTTCCGCTCGGCCGCCTATTTCGGCTTCAACATCCGCCTCGGCTCCATCAACACCGTCCTGACCCACCGGACCGGCAGCCTTGTCGGGAAGCACAAGGTGCGGCTCCTGCTCAACCGCCGGGGGGCCTTCACCATCGAAACCGAGCCGCTGCCGCCGCCGGAAGGGGTTGAAACGATGATCGTCGGCTTCGCCTCCGGGAAAGTCGACTCCAGCAACCCGTTCCTCTACCACAAAACCACCCATCGCCCCCTCCATGTGCAAGAGCGGGAGCTTCGCCCCGACTGCGACGACGTGATCTTATTGAACGAGCGGGGAGAGGTGACCGAGGCAACCACCGCCAACGTGGTGGCCCGCATCGGCGGCACCCTGGTAACCCCGCCCCTGAAATCCGGGCTCCTCCCCGGCACCTTCCGGGAGGAAATCCTGGCCCTGGGCCAGGTGCGCGAGCGGGTCATCACCCGCGAGGAACTGGAGCGGGCCGAAGATATCTACCTCATCAATTCGGTCCGGCAGTGGCGCTGGGCACGGTTGGCCTAA